From the genome of Alosa alosa isolate M-15738 ecotype Scorff River chromosome 18, AALO_Geno_1.1, whole genome shotgun sequence, one region includes:
- the cisd1 gene encoding CDGSH iron-sulfur domain-containing protein 1 isoform X1, which yields MSNSSSISKAELIAAFSLTAGATAVGILVYQTFFSKSKCSKPKVNLDLQKDNPKVVHAFDIEDLGDKAVYCRCWRSKKFPYCDGAHTKHNQETGDNVGPLIIKRKERGRGE from the exons CCGAATTAATAGCGGCCTTCTCATTGACCGCCGGAGCAACTGCGGTTGGCATCCTGGTGTACCAAACATTTTTCTCCAAAAGTAAATGCAGTAAGCCAAAGGTGAACCTGGATTTGCAGAAGGACAATCCGAAAGTGGTACATGCGTTTGATATCGAGGACCTGGGAGACAAGGCTGTGTACTGTCGCTGTTGGCGTTCCAAGAAA TTCCCATACTGTGATGGTGCCCATACCAAACATAACCAAGAGACGGGAGACAATGTCGGCCCTCTCATCATCAAACGCAAAGAG agagggagaggggagtga
- the cisd1 gene encoding CDGSH iron-sulfur domain-containing protein 1 isoform X2, which translates to MSNSSSISKAELIAAFSLTAGATAVGILVYQTFFSKSKCSKPKVNLDLQKDNPKVVHAFDIEDLGDKAVYCRCWRSKKFPYCDGAHTKHNQETGDNVGPLIIKRKEA; encoded by the exons CCGAATTAATAGCGGCCTTCTCATTGACCGCCGGAGCAACTGCGGTTGGCATCCTGGTGTACCAAACATTTTTCTCCAAAAGTAAATGCAGTAAGCCAAAGGTGAACCTGGATTTGCAGAAGGACAATCCGAAAGTGGTACATGCGTTTGATATCGAGGACCTGGGAGACAAGGCTGTGTACTGTCGCTGTTGGCGTTCCAAGAAA TTCCCATACTGTGATGGTGCCCATACCAAACATAACCAAGAGACGGGAGACAATGTCGGCCCTCTCATCATCAAACGCAAAGAGGCATGA
- the LOC125311286 gene encoding 60S ribosomal protein L24 yields the protein MKVELCSFSGYKIYPGHGRRYARIDGKVFQFLNAKCESAFLAKRNPRQINWTVLYRRKHKKGQSEDVAKKRTRRAVKFQRAITGASLAEILAKRNQKPEVRKAQRAQAIRAAKLRA from the coding sequence ATGAAGGTCGAGCTCTGCAGCTTCAGTGGTTACAAGATCTACCCCGGTCATGGCCGACGGTATGCCAGGATTGACGGGAAGGTTTTCCAGTTCCTGAATGCAAAGTGTGAATCTGCTTTCCTGGCCAAGAGGAACCCCAGGCAGATAAACTGGACTGTTCTGTACAGGCGTAAGCACAAGAAAGGCCAGTCTGAAGATGTGGCGAAGAAGCGCACCCGTCGGGCAGTGAAGTTCCAGAGGGCCATCACCGGTGCCTCCCTGGCTGAAATCCTGGCCAAGAGGAATCAGAAGCCTGAAGTTCGCAAGGCCCAGAGGGCACAGGCAATAAGAGCTGCTAAGCTTAGAGCTTAG